Within Flagellimonas maritima, the genomic segment AAATCCTGCATCTGCGGACAATTCCAATACCTTACTTCGATTGCGGGTAAAATTAAGGTTGGCATCCCATTGAAATTCCTTACCACCAAAGACATTTTTCAGTTGCAGTTCAATTTCAACACCCCTATTTTGAATGCTACCCAAATTTGTCAATATTGAACCGAACCCGGAGGTGGTTGGTAAGGGTAAATCTTCTAAAAAACCTTCGGTTTCAATATTATAATAATCTACGCCCAAAAAGATTCTGTTGTTCAAAAAGCCCAAATCGACCCCGAAGTTGGTTTCTTCGGCTTCTTCCCAGGTCAACAAAGAGTTTGGAAGACTGGTCACCGCGCTTCCTGGAGCATTGTTCCCTCCAAAAACGTAATCGGGCCTAGGTGTATTGGGATCGGATGGATTTATTCGACCTTGTGCCCGAAAATCGCCGATATTGGCATTGCTACCGCTAATACCATACCCGCCTTCCAGTTTAAATTCTGAAACTGTGTTTTTAATATTCTTCCAAAAGGGTTCATTTGATATACGCCAAGCAGCAGCCACTGAAGGAAAATTACCAAAACGTGTATCAGCACCAAAACGTGAAGAACCATCGCGACGTATGGTACCGGTAACGTAATACTTATCCTTATAGGCATAATCCAAACGGCCAATAAAGGAAACCAGTTTATTTTCACTAGCTTCACCCCTTCCTGTAAAATTGTTAATGTTCTCAGGATTCACGTTGTCAGAATTGGGAATCCGAATGGATTGGTCAATAATATCTACGGCACGGACAATTGTATTATCAGAGCGCCTTACCTCTAAATTAGCCCCGACCAAGGCGTCAATACGGTGATTTTCGGCAATGGTGGTAGAATATCTTAACGTGTTTTCCCAAATCCAATTAAAATTGGTCAACTCGTCGATGCCTGCCCTTGCCTGCCTAGTTCCCAATAAATTAGGGGTCAAATTACTCCCTGGAAAATCCGAAGGTTCAAAGAACGTGTTTCTACGATCGGTATACTGGATCGATCCGAAGGTTTTAACTGTAAGCCCTTCTATGATATCCAACTCCAAAAAACTTCCCGCCAAAAGTTGGTTGGTACGGCGGTTATCTTCCCTTTCCGTTAATAGGTATACTGGGTTTACATTGTAAAAAGGCAGTACATCTCCCCGGGCTATATTGGTCAACTCACCGTTCTCATCAAATACAGGAGCGGAGGGGTCAAGCCATCTAGATAAAGGTACTGCATTAAAAATTTGAAAGTTCTCACGACCGGCATCTGTGCGCCCTCCCGTGGCAATGGTTTGAGTGGGTGCTAGATTAAGGCCAACCCGAATATTATCGGTCACGTCTACATCAATGTTAGCTCTGATGCTATATCTTTTAAAATTGGTATTTATCAACGTACCATCTTGGTTGGTATAATTTGTGGAGATATTGTAACGAACATTTTCGGTACCGCCATTGATACCAATATTGTATTCGGAAATCGGTGCATTTCTGGTAATCACATCAAACCAATTAGTGCCTTCTCCCAAATCGCCCAATGCAATCAAACGGTCCAATTCTGTTTCCTCGCCTGGCCCCAAAGAACCTGTGGCGAAACGCTGGTCTTCAAAAATTTCTATTCTGTAGCGTCGTAATTGTTCAGCATTCAATATATTGGGTTGTTCAAATTCAGGGATGCTTTGAAAACCTGTGGATACACCAAATGTAATGGTCGGTTTTCCAACTTTTCCACGCTTTGTGGTTATTACCACTACACCGTTGGATGCCCTAGACCCGTAGATGGCCTTGGAAGAGGCATCCTTTAAGACACTTATGGATTCAATGGAATTGGGATCAATGGAACTTAATACAAAATTATCACGCTGGCTATTGACGTTTCCCAATGGAATTCCATCCACCACATATAAAGGTGCATTATTGGCTCCTGTCGAGGCCACACCACGGACTAAAATTTCCGGACCTCCACCGGGTGCTCCATTCTGACGAAGCTGTACCCCCGAAACCTGACCGGAAAGGGCTTGTTCAAAAGTGGTTATGGGTTGCTCTTGAATGGTTGCAGCTTGCACTGTAGAAACGGCACCGGTCAGATCTTCTCTATTTCTGGTACCATACCCAATGACCACCACTTCGTCAAGTTGGGCAGTATCTTCCATCAAAACAATATCTATTGTGTTTCTTCCATTTATGGCCACTTCTTGTTCCACAAAACCTACATAAGAATACACTAGGGTAGCACCCTCGGAGACGGTAATGGAATATTGACCGTCAAAATCTGTCTGTGTTCCATTTGTAGTGCCTTTTTCGATAACCGTGGCCCCGGGTAACAGTTCACCGGTTTCTGCAGATATGCTGCCTGTTATTGTCCTAGTTTGTCCGTAAGCGGAAAAACTATAGAGGACTAGTGTCAAAAACACTAAAAAAAAAGGTAGACCCTTAGGTAAGGGCTTCCTTTGTAGCTTTTCTTTCATCCTTAGTTCGTTTAGTTGTTTGAATTCCATTGCGAAAAAATCTGAAATATGCCAAATAAATTTTCATGTAGTCAAAAACCTACACTTATTTTTGCATATTTATCAATCACGTAACAATAATATAACCTTGCAAAATACTATCCATCCTGTACTGTACTGTGGGGGTATTTTGATTTAAGCAATGCGTAAAATCCAAGAAAGTGCTTCGAAATTTTTGAAGGATAAGAAAGTATTAGACGGAATGTCTGTCTATAAGATTGAAGTCGTTTTTTTTTTTGGTCTTCTTGTTCTCCAAAATCATTTTCGCAGCTTCGGTTCCCATTTTTGTAAAATCCGTGCTGATTACGGTTATTCCCAAAAGTTCTTTGAGTGGGGTATCATTGTAGGAGATAATTCCAATATCCTCGCCAAATTTATAATGCCGATCCCTTAATTGCTTAACGAGGTTTACCAAATCCGTTTCTTCAATAATAATAAACAGATCTTTGAGCTGTAGCTCCATACTATCATAAATTTCATCCAAAACCTCATAATCAAAAGTGTGTTCAATACAGAATTTCTTGAAACCCGTAACAATGCCCTTGGGATAGGGATACACCGATTTTGAGGGGTAGACGAGAATGATTTTTTGATATTTTTTTAGTTTGTCCAGTCCAATGGACAATGCAGCGTAAATGTCCCCCGAAAAGTCTTGGTAGATTCGACCGGCTTTCATGGAGAGACTCAAGATATTTCTGTCCATAATAATCAATTTTTCTTCAGGAATTTTTCGGACTACCTCCAAAATTTCATCAGTACACCCCATATGCTGCAAGTTTTCATTTTTAAAATGGGGCATAATCACAAATTGGTCATACTCTTTCGCCTTCTTTGCCAATATATTTTTGAATACCGAAGGCTCACAATGGTATATATACACATCCACTTGAGCCTTTGATCCCAAAGCCTGCACAAAAGAGTTGAAGATTCTCATTTTGTACGAACTCAGTTTATTGATAAGGAACAGAACCTTGGTCTTTGATGAAAAATCGGCCCTTGCTACATAATATCCTTTTCCTTTTACAGATTCGATGATGTTTTGTTTCCTCAAAATACCATAGGCCTTTTCCACTGTATCACGTGAAAGCAAACACTCCTCACTTACTTCATTTATCGAGGGAATCTTTTCGCCTTTTTCCAAAAAACCCTTTCCAATCGCTTCCATTATCGAGTCGACAATCTGTCTATACTTTGGAATCCTAGAATTTACATCCACCTTGATATGTTCGATACTATTGAAAGCCATGACTCTGTATTCTATTTAGGTCTTATTCGAAATAAATTCAAATTCAAAAGTATTAATAAAAAGTAGATTCATAAGTTTTGAGTATCTTGACAAGACAGTATAGTACAGGATGCCTAAACCCATCGCTTATCCTATTTTCGTCTTGAAAGTGGTATAAAACACTTCAAAACTATGCAAACAAGAACATATAATCACGTCGATTATTTATGGGATGATACAAAGGCCGCTTCGTTAGAAAATGACGAAGTGGCACTTTTTTTATACCGTTCCAATATTTTAGGTTCAGATTTACGTATAACCAACTACGGAGGTGGAAATACAAGCTGTAAAACCATCGAAAAAGACCCGTTGAGCAATAAAGAAGTAGAGGTAATGTGGGTGAAAGGGTCTGGTGGCGATATAGGCACCTTAACCAGGCAAGGTATTGCTGGTCTATACACGGAAAGACTGAGAAACTTAAAAAATGTGTACCGAGGACTTGAACATGAAGATGAAATGGTAGGATTGTTCAACCATTGCCTGTTTGATTTGGATAGTAAAGCACCTTCGATAGATACACCTTTGCATGGACTCCTCCCGTTCAAGCATATAGACCATTTACACCCTGATGCTTTGATTGCAATAGCGGCAACGAAGAATAGTAAAAAAATTACGCGAGAGATATGGGGCGATACCATGGGTTGGGTACCTTGGCAACGGCCTGGTTTTGATTTAGGGTTACAACTTGAAAAATGTCTAAAAGAGAATCCCGGCATTAGAGGAATTGTTTTGGAGAGCCATGGTCTTTTTACTTGGGGCGATAGCTCGTATGAGTGTTACTTGAACAGCCTTGAGGTCATCGAGATAGCTTCGGAATATATAGAGGGTCACGTTAAAAAGAATGGCAAAGTATTTGGCGGACAAAAACTTGAAAGTCTTCCATCGGGAAAACGAATAGAACAAGCCGCTAAACTAGCACCCATTTTAAGGGGTCTTTGCTCAAGTGAAAATAACATGATTGGGCATTTTACCGATGAAGAGCGGGTACTGGAGTTCATCAATAGCAACGACCTTGAAAAACTTGCACCACTTGGTACTTCTTGCCCTGATCATTTCCTTCGTACTAAAATCAAGCCCTTAGTTTTGTCCTTGGATAAGGAAGAAAGCTTGGACAACTTCAATGCAACGGTCCAGATACTTCAGCCCCAGTTTGAAGATTATCGCAATGATTACAAGGAGTATTATGAAGGATGCAAACACAGCAATAGCCCTGCCGTGCGTGACCCAAATCCGGTGGTGATCATTTATCCAGGAGTCGGTATGTTCACCTTTGCAAAAAACAAACAAACGGCACGGGTAGCAAGTGAGTTCTACATCAACGCTATCAACGTGATGCGGGGTGCAGAAGCCATTTCAACATATGTTGCACTACCAAGGCAAGAGGCCTTCGATATTGAATATTGGTTATTGGAAGAAGCAAAATTACAGCGAATGCCAAAGGAAAAGCCTCTTTCTCGAAAAATAGCCATCATAACTGGCGCTGCAGGTGGCATAGGAAAAGCCATCGCGGAAAAATTAGTTGCGGAAGGTGCCAACGTGGTAATGACCGATGTCAATCAAGAAGCCTTGAAAGAAACGACCAAGTCGATGGGCAAGGATGAGGCCATACAAACCATTTGCGACGTTACGAATACCACTTCCATTGAAAAAATGTTCGATTTATCTTGTTTGAACTTTGGAGGGGTTGATGTCGTAATCCATTCCGCCGGTTTAGCCATTTCCAAACCTTTGGAAGAAACCACTATGACGGATTGGCAATTATTACAGGATGTATTGGTTAAAGGGCAGTTTCTATTGGCACAATTTGGTTCAGACATCATGAAAAAACAAGGTTTGGGAGGCAACATGGTCAACATTGCAAGTAAAAATGGACTTGTCGCCGGCCCCAACAATGTTGGTTACGGGACGGCCAAAGCAGCACAACTACATATGACCCGACTTTTAGCAGCTGAACTTGGTGCTGATAAGATTCGCGTGAATACCGTAAATCCTGATGGAGTTATTGTTGGAAGCAAAATATGGGAAGGCGAATGGGCCGAAGGAAGGGCAAAAGCTTATGGTGTTTCGGTTGATGAACTGCCAAGCCATTATGCAAAGCGTAACTTACTTAACGAGATTATTTTACCGGAGGATGTGGCCAATGCTGTATTTTCCTTGGTGGCCATATTGGATAAAAGTACGGGCAACACCATAAACGTTGATGGTGGAATGGCCAACGCCTTTGTCCGCTAACCCGTCTTTGCAGCAACAAAGACCAGTGGATGTTGTACCTTTAATAGAGTTCGACATTTCTTTGCCATCATTCAAAAAAATGGAAATGAAGTTAAACGCAGAAATACTGAATGAACAAAACAGTAGGTTCATCGAAACCCATAAACCCGAATATCATTTTCTTGCGCAGAGTCTTGAAAAAAAAGGTGTTCAAGTAAATGACGTTATAAAAAAGCTACAAGAACTACAAGTGGCCATCCCCAGTTGGGCGTTGGGTGCAGGAGGTACTCGTTTTGGAAGGTTTTCATATCAAGGTGAACCCGCTTCTTTAGAAAATAAAATAAGTGATGTAGGCATAATTCACGCACTAACCAACACGGCAGGTGCCATATCGCTACACATTCCATGGGATATCCCTAAAGATTACAACGCTATCAAAGAATTGGCTGCCTCCTTGGATATAAAGTTTGACGCGGTCAACTCCAATACTTTCCAAGACCAGCCGAGCATGAATAAAAGCTATAGGTTCGGCTCTTTGTGCAATACGGATTCCTCTGTTCGGGAAATTGCCATTCAGCATAACCTTGAAGTCATTGATACTGGCAAAAAACTGGGCTCCAATAGTCTAACAGTGTGGTTGGCGGATGGAAGTAATTTTCCTGGGCAGCAGAATTTTCAGGAAGCATTGCAAAACACTAAAGAGAGTCTAAAGCATATCTATAAGTCCATGCCCGATGACTGGAAGCTCTTCATCGAATACAAACCCTATGAACCTAACTTTTATAGCACTGTTATTCAAGATTGGGGAACTTCCTTGATGCTGGCCGAAGGTTGCGGTCAACGGGCATATACTCTCGTAGACCTAGGCCATCATTTACCAAATACCAATATTGAACAGATTGTTGCCACTTTGATGATGAAAGGTAAGCTTGGTGGGTTCCATTTTAATGACAGTAAATATGGTGATGATGACCTTACCGTAGGTTCTGTAAAACCCTATGCTCTTTTTTTAATTTGGAATGAATTGGTTTATGGAATGGAGAACAATCCCAATAATCCATCGCCTGCTTGGATGATTGATGCCAGTCACAATATCAAAGACCCGCTAGAAGACCTCTTGCAATCGCTAGAAGCCATCCAAATTGCCTATGCACAAGCATTATTGGTCGACCAAAAGGGTTTACAAGAAGCTCAAAAACAACAAGATGCAACACTTTGTCAAGAAATTCTACAAGATGCCTATCGTACCGATGTGAGACCATTATTACGAGAAGCACGTTTGTGCAGCAGTGCCGCCATAGAACCTATTGCCTCTTATCGCTCCTTGAATATTCGAAATCAGCTGATTAAAGAACGGGGATTGCATACTGTGGCATCAGGACTTTAAGGATTTTTTTTATGGCAAAAGAAAACGTAACAGCAATATTTGACATCGGCAGGACCAATAAAAAATTCTTCCTATTTGATAAAAACTACCGAGAGGTCCATAAAGAATATGTACGGCTTGACGAAATTGCAGATGAAGATGGTTTCCCAACAGAAGACCTTTCTGCACTTCAAACCTGGCTCAAGGAATGCTTTGACCGAATCTCGCACGCCAAAAAGTTCAACGTTGGCAGCATTAATTTTTCAACCTACGGTGCCAGTTTGGTACATTTAGATAAGCACGGCAAAGTACTTACACCTTTGTATAATTATTTAAAACCCATTCCTTCGCATATTCTAGAGGAATTTTACGCTAAATATGGAAGTAAAGACCATATAGCTGTTGAAACAGCTTCACCACAATCAGGCATGCTCAATTCAGGATTGCAATTGTTTTGGTTGAAGCGAGTGCAACCAGGTATTTTTCAACAAATACGCTATTCGTTGCATCTTCCACAGTATTTATCTTACCTTTTTACAGGAATTCCGGTAAGCGACTACACAAGCATTGGCTGCCATACCAATTTATGGGATTATAGCAAGCAAGATTATCACCGATGGGTCTATGATGAAGGTTTGGAAACCATGCTTCCGCCTGTAGTTTCTACCAAGACCAGTGTCAACTTGCACCATAAAGGTGCGTCTTTGAAAATTGGAGTTGGCATTCACGATAGTTCCGCTGCCCTCTTTCCCTATCTTATGGGAGAACATAAACCATTTTTACTGCTCTCGACGGGCACTTGGTCGGTTGCCATGAATCCTTTTACCGAAAATTCTCTTACCATCGAAGACCTAGGGCATAACTGCTTACATTATATGCGCATTGATGGTAATCCTGTACGGGCTTCACGCTTTTTTATGGGAAATGAATACAAGTTGCAAGTAAAGAAGTTGACAGAACATTTCAACAAATCTGATGGCCATCATCGAGGAATGAAGTTCGATTTTGATATCTACCGAAAAATACAGGAAAATACCGCTCCACACTTTAAGTTTGAAGGCATTCAATTGAAACATGAAAGGGCCAAAAATACCAATTTAAGTGTATTTGACAGTTTTGAAGAAGGTTACCACCAGTTGATGTTCGAGTTGTTGCGACTACAATACCAAACCATAAAACGTGCTATTGGTAATTCACCCATCAAGAAAATCTATATTGACGGTGGCTTTACCGACAATGACATCTTTGTGAAATTAATCGCAAATCATTTCAAACAATACAAAGTACGTACCACGCAGTCACCATTGGGTTCTGCCCTGGGCGCTGCCATGGTAATGGGCAACGAAAAATTGGACAAAAGCTTTTTTAAGGAACGGTATCGAATGAAAAAGCTAATGCCCTTACAAATTCTAGAGAACAAACGATAACCATGACCTGGAACTACAACAAAAACTATCCTTCCATTGAGGACCTTCGAAAAAAAGCTAAGAAACGTATTCCAAAGTTTGCTTTTGAATATCTTGACGGTGGTTGTAATGAAGATGTCAACCTTTATCAAAATACCGCCCAACTTCGAAAAATAACCCTTCGCCCCAACTACTTGACCGAACATACACAGTCAAGCATGAAGACAACACTTTTCGGCGTGGAGTATGATGCCCCTTTTGGAATTGCGCCAGTAGGCCTACAGGGATTGATGTGGCCAAATTCACCTGAAATACTGGCAAAGGCAGCCCTAAAGCACAATGTTCCCTTTATACTCAGTACGGTGACTACGAGTGGTATAGAACGTATCGGTGAGCTTACCGAGGGAAAAGCTTGGTTCCAGCTGTATAGACCTGCCAAAGATGAATTACGTGACGATATCTTACAACGTGCCGAGGCATCAGGGTACCCAGTACTAGTCCTGCTATGCGATGTACCCACATTTGGATATCGACCAAGGGATATTCGAAACGGACTAGCCATGCCACCGAGCATGTCGCTCAAGAATATCTTTCAAGTTCTTGGAAGACCTACATGGGCGTTAGAAACTTTACGTATTGGACAACCCAGTTTTGAATCACTGAAACCATATATGCCCAAAAATTTGAATCTGAAGCAATTGGGGCAATTTATGAACCAAACCTTTAACGGAAGATTGAACGAAGAACGCATTAAGCCCATACGCGATTTATGGAAAGGCAAAATTGTTTTGAAAGGTGTGGCCAATGAGGAAGATGCCGAAAAAGCTATTAGCTTGGGATTGGACGGTATCATTGTTTCCAATCATGGGGGGCGACAGTTGGATGCCGGCGAAGCATCCATAAAACCGTTGACCAGAATAGCTGCCAAATATGGAGAGCAAATTACTGTAATGATGGACAGCGGAATACGCTCTGGTCCCGATATGGCCAGATCCTTGGCAAGTGGAGCACAATTTACCTTTTTGGGAAGATCATTTATGTACGGAGTAGCAGCACTTGGAAAACAGGGTGGGAACCATACTATTGCTATCCTAAAGACCCAACTTCAACAGGTCATGGAACAGCTTTGCTGTGAAAAAGTTGAGGATTTTCCAAAGCATTTAATTCATTCATGAACAGAAACAAACCAAAGAATTCAATCAGTCCATTGGGCTTAATACAACCATATGAGTCAGTTTAACATAGACGAGGACATAGAGGAAATTGCAGGCGGCGAATTCGAAAGAGCACCAGTTCCATCGAAAAAACGGAAAGGATGGAAGAGTTTCTTGGGAATGTATGCCGGCGAACACGCGGCTGGAACCGAGTTTATGATCGGACCTCTATTCCTAACAGCTGGTGTAAGTGCCTTTGATCTAATAGTTGGACTATTGATTGGCAACCTTTTAGCCGTTCTAAGTTGGCGTTTTCTCACAGCAGAAATTGCGACAAAATATCGATTGACCCTATATTACCATTTAGAAAAAATTTGTGGTAAAAAACTGGTTACAGGTTATAATCTAGCCAACGGTATTCTTTTTTGTTTTTTGGCGGGATCTATGATTACCGTTTCCGCTACCGCTGTAGGGATTCCCTTTGCTATTGAAATGCCGCGATTGTCGGACACCATGCCTAACGGAGTTACGTGGATACTTATTGTTGTTGCTATTGGGGCAGTGATTTCTTTGATTGCCGCGCGTGGCTATGACACAGTCTCCAAAGCTGCCAATTGGATGTCACCTTCGATTGTAATCGCTTTCTTGGCATGTGGAATAGTTGCACTAAATCAGTTAGGAGTAAAAAGTTTTACCGATTTTTGGAATATTTGGGGTTCGGGCTCAGAGCCTTTTCCAGGACAGATAAAATATACTTTTTGGCATGTGGTGTTATGGTCATGGTTCGCGAATGCTGCTATGCATATTGGGATGTCCGATCTTTCTGTTTTTCGGTTTTCAAAAAAAGCAAGTTCGGGATGGACCACTGCCGCTGGTATGTACGTAGGCCACTATATGGCCTGGATAGCAGCAGCCTTACTTTATGCGGTATATTTAAGGACTCCCGAGGCACAGGCATTCCTTTCCAATGGGGAAGCTCCACCCGTGGCTCCGGGACCATTGGCCAACAATGCTATAGGTATTTTTGGATTGATTGCTGTAGTATTGGCAGGCTGGACCACCGCCAATCCAACAATTTACAGGGCTGGATTGGCATTTCAGGCCATTATTCCCAAGGTATCCACTTTTTGGGTCACCATAATTGCAGGGACAGTGGCAACTATTGCCGGAATTTTTCCTGCATTTGCGATGAAGCTTTTAGGCTTTGTCG encodes:
- a CDS encoding GntR family transcriptional regulator, with product MAFNSIEHIKVDVNSRIPKYRQIVDSIMEAIGKGFLEKGEKIPSINEVSEECLLSRDTVEKAYGILRKQNIIESVKGKGYYVARADFSSKTKVLFLINKLSSYKMRIFNSFVQALGSKAQVDVYIYHCEPSVFKNILAKKAKEYDQFVIMPHFKNENLQHMGCTDEILEVVRKIPEEKLIIMDRNILSLSMKAGRIYQDFSGDIYAALSIGLDKLKKYQKIILVYPSKSVYPYPKGIVTGFKKFCIEHTFDYEVLDEIYDSMELQLKDLFIIIEETDLVNLVKQLRDRHYKFGEDIGIISYNDTPLKELLGITVISTDFTKMGTEAAKMILENKKTKKKNDFNLIDRHSV
- a CDS encoding SusC/RagA family TonB-linked outer membrane protein — translated: MKEKLQRKPLPKGLPFFLVFLTLVLYSFSAYGQTRTITGSISAETGELLPGATVIEKGTTNGTQTDFDGQYSITVSEGATLVYSYVGFVEQEVAINGRNTIDIVLMEDTAQLDEVVVIGYGTRNREDLTGAVSTVQAATIQEQPITTFEQALSGQVSGVQLRQNGAPGGGPEILVRGVASTGANNAPLYVVDGIPLGNVNSQRDNFVLSSIDPNSIESISVLKDASSKAIYGSRASNGVVVITTKRGKVGKPTITFGVSTGFQSIPEFEQPNILNAEQLRRYRIEIFEDQRFATGSLGPGEETELDRLIALGDLGEGTNWFDVITRNAPISEYNIGINGGTENVRYNISTNYTNQDGTLINTNFKRYSIRANIDVDVTDNIRVGLNLAPTQTIATGGRTDAGRENFQIFNAVPLSRWLDPSAPVFDENGELTNIARGDVLPFYNVNPVYLLTEREDNRRTNQLLAGSFLELDIIEGLTVKTFGSIQYTDRRNTFFEPSDFPGSNLTPNLLGTRQARAGIDELTNFNWIWENTLRYSTTIAENHRIDALVGANLEVRRSDNTIVRAVDIIDQSIRIPNSDNVNPENINNFTGRGEASENKLVSFIGRLDYAYKDKYYVTGTIRRDGSSRFGADTRFGNFPSVAAAWRISNEPFWKNIKNTVSEFKLEGGYGISGSNANIGDFRAQGRINPSDPNTPRPDYVFGGNNAPGSAVTSLPNSLLTWEEAEETNFGVDLGFLNNRIFLGVDYYNIETEGFLEDLPLPTTSGFGSILTNLGSIQNRGVEIELQLKNVFGGKEFQWDANLNFTRNRSKVLELSADAGFIRRGVIAREFTETAVGEEVGLYRGFKVTGLFTQEDLDNPDVPKYDDNSQQVGSLKYEDGNGDGILGDAEDFMIIGNPNPDFNYGMVHTFRYKNLDLNVIFVGVVGQQIFNGFTQFNGNQDGVFNVDTRQLERWRPGQDPTLGGIPGTASARSRQRFRQPNSFYVEDGDYLWVRNITLGYNIKGEDSGNFFRNARLYTSVQNPFLFTEYENGNPEINRSGDTALVRNVNYGAFPIARVFTLGLDVTF
- a CDS encoding alpha-hydroxy acid oxidase; its protein translation is MTWNYNKNYPSIEDLRKKAKKRIPKFAFEYLDGGCNEDVNLYQNTAQLRKITLRPNYLTEHTQSSMKTTLFGVEYDAPFGIAPVGLQGLMWPNSPEILAKAALKHNVPFILSTVTTSGIERIGELTEGKAWFQLYRPAKDELRDDILQRAEASGYPVLVLLCDVPTFGYRPRDIRNGLAMPPSMSLKNIFQVLGRPTWALETLRIGQPSFESLKPYMPKNLNLKQLGQFMNQTFNGRLNEERIKPIRDLWKGKIVLKGVANEEDAEKAISLGLDGIIVSNHGGRQLDAGEASIKPLTRIAAKYGEQITVMMDSGIRSGPDMARSLASGAQFTFLGRSFMYGVAALGKQGGNHTIAILKTQLQQVMEQLCCEKVEDFPKHLIHS
- a CDS encoding sugar isomerase, with protein sequence MKLNAEILNEQNSRFIETHKPEYHFLAQSLEKKGVQVNDVIKKLQELQVAIPSWALGAGGTRFGRFSYQGEPASLENKISDVGIIHALTNTAGAISLHIPWDIPKDYNAIKELAASLDIKFDAVNSNTFQDQPSMNKSYRFGSLCNTDSSVREIAIQHNLEVIDTGKKLGSNSLTVWLADGSNFPGQQNFQEALQNTKESLKHIYKSMPDDWKLFIEYKPYEPNFYSTVIQDWGTSLMLAEGCGQRAYTLVDLGHHLPNTNIEQIVATLMMKGKLGGFHFNDSKYGDDDLTVGSVKPYALFLIWNELVYGMENNPNNPSPAWMIDASHNIKDPLEDLLQSLEAIQIAYAQALLVDQKGLQEAQKQQDATLCQEILQDAYRTDVRPLLREARLCSSAAIEPIASYRSLNIRNQLIKERGLHTVASGL
- a CDS encoding purine-cytosine permease family protein, which produces MSQFNIDEDIEEIAGGEFERAPVPSKKRKGWKSFLGMYAGEHAAGTEFMIGPLFLTAGVSAFDLIVGLLIGNLLAVLSWRFLTAEIATKYRLTLYYHLEKICGKKLVTGYNLANGILFCFLAGSMITVSATAVGIPFAIEMPRLSDTMPNGVTWILIVVAIGAVISLIAARGYDTVSKAANWMSPSIVIAFLACGIVALNQLGVKSFTDFWNIWGSGSEPFPGQIKYTFWHVVLWSWFANAAMHIGMSDLSVFRFSKKASSGWTTAAGMYVGHYMAWIAAALLYAVYLRTPEAQAFLSNGEAPPVAPGPLANNAIGIFGLIAVVLAGWTTANPTIYRAGLAFQAIIPKVSTFWVTIIAGTVATIAGIFPAFAMKLLGFVALYGFILAPFGAIIVFEHFFAKRFGIQSFYAELTKVSFNVSVLLAWGISFGIFYTISEVFDVFLSFVTLPAWLCCGALYLIFSKIFQSKQTKRIQESTG
- a CDS encoding FGGY-family carbohydrate kinase, with the translated sequence MAKENVTAIFDIGRTNKKFFLFDKNYREVHKEYVRLDEIADEDGFPTEDLSALQTWLKECFDRISHAKKFNVGSINFSTYGASLVHLDKHGKVLTPLYNYLKPIPSHILEEFYAKYGSKDHIAVETASPQSGMLNSGLQLFWLKRVQPGIFQQIRYSLHLPQYLSYLFTGIPVSDYTSIGCHTNLWDYSKQDYHRWVYDEGLETMLPPVVSTKTSVNLHHKGASLKIGVGIHDSSAALFPYLMGEHKPFLLLSTGTWSVAMNPFTENSLTIEDLGHNCLHYMRIDGNPVRASRFFMGNEYKLQVKKLTEHFNKSDGHHRGMKFDFDIYRKIQENTAPHFKFEGIQLKHERAKNTNLSVFDSFEEGYHQLMFELLRLQYQTIKRAIGNSPIKKIYIDGGFTDNDIFVKLIANHFKQYKVRTTQSPLGSALGAAMVMGNEKLDKSFFKERYRMKKLMPLQILENKR
- a CDS encoding bifunctional aldolase/short-chain dehydrogenase — translated: MQTRTYNHVDYLWDDTKAASLENDEVALFLYRSNILGSDLRITNYGGGNTSCKTIEKDPLSNKEVEVMWVKGSGGDIGTLTRQGIAGLYTERLRNLKNVYRGLEHEDEMVGLFNHCLFDLDSKAPSIDTPLHGLLPFKHIDHLHPDALIAIAATKNSKKITREIWGDTMGWVPWQRPGFDLGLQLEKCLKENPGIRGIVLESHGLFTWGDSSYECYLNSLEVIEIASEYIEGHVKKNGKVFGGQKLESLPSGKRIEQAAKLAPILRGLCSSENNMIGHFTDEERVLEFINSNDLEKLAPLGTSCPDHFLRTKIKPLVLSLDKEESLDNFNATVQILQPQFEDYRNDYKEYYEGCKHSNSPAVRDPNPVVIIYPGVGMFTFAKNKQTARVASEFYINAINVMRGAEAISTYVALPRQEAFDIEYWLLEEAKLQRMPKEKPLSRKIAIITGAAGGIGKAIAEKLVAEGANVVMTDVNQEALKETTKSMGKDEAIQTICDVTNTTSIEKMFDLSCLNFGGVDVVIHSAGLAISKPLEETTMTDWQLLQDVLVKGQFLLAQFGSDIMKKQGLGGNMVNIASKNGLVAGPNNVGYGTAKAAQLHMTRLLAAELGADKIRVNTVNPDGVIVGSKIWEGEWAEGRAKAYGVSVDELPSHYAKRNLLNEIILPEDVANAVFSLVAILDKSTGNTINVDGGMANAFVR